Proteins encoded together in one Rubripirellula reticaptiva window:
- a CDS encoding DUF885 family protein, whose translation MLDWRILVVLGCTFPAMASVTTAGDAADVSRTINTRIVPQWSDQHHFLFLRETETGAHEKVNVDAATGTMVIDLPGVSDQAVDTQGFTGGPVPPSGPTVDDTEIELVNATDHIVQLFWNDSNGSRQPYGHLEPGQSRRQHTYVGHVWVAVDQDGNFYGSAVAQATRIVAEIKRKFPHSRTGRRSAKSKPSAPANRNESVDRRWKSRIEGGQLQLLDQKSDDASWMSVDLDAVLPESDRNLSGMDFSPDGSVLAVWQTRTGDHHQVFTLESSPQGGGRAKLQSRSYELPGDAMDQHQLLFVDVESATPLKVDLPMFDFGRPNLRWCDGNELLIEKVDRGHQRFRLFRVDPLTNTVLTPIDEQTETFIWTIHRTSMPLISYLSSSDEVIYSSERDGYRHLYLIDTAKEAAWKPITSGDWLVRDIIDVDEAKRTLDLIVGEYHDDQDPYHQHVIRIGFDGDHETALTQSDGDHSVQFSPDRDYLIATHSRVDSPPVHELRRVSDGQLICTLATAQRLGAEAQSHPLPTVFSARGRDGNTDIWGMITFPPDYDPESDKRYPVIEAIYAGPHDSHVPKKYRHPDWHQDLTSLGFIVVNIDGMGTANRSKAFHNVCWHNLKDAGFPDRIAWMRAAAKQYPAMDLDQVGIYGTSAGGQNACGALLFHGDFYKAAMASCGCHDNRMDKASWNEQWMGYPVGDHYSENSNIDHAAKLKGNLLLIVGELDTNVPPESTYRLVDALIRADKTFDFIMIPGLGHSDGGTYGRRRTWDFFVEKLQTDRSVTSASDTASLASTTQRAPEIGELESLSPRSVWENVRQRYLADRGSIQRRFPIRFSPEGIVQKQRFIDAWQSKLEAEPRLGSDSQDIMEIAKSKLIEDIGNDAVKIDESRQTLELITQHAPFLNELIDLCDLDQRGTTLDFPMISTTLESVNFQLRSAWATPDETPSVSESFVDAIKQLNDEFVSWNNFYNEYNPEYDWWVAPQATKTIAELQSFIDRVNTSEAPSPSIEKATSSTNPFASEFPVMLAAGYPNLKSYTRAGPAWMPAIMQKYLDDFGPNRIGEASLQSDKQAYLNQWKSALDSLKIDGKEFEDWPTAEQTDYLLLRQEIAYQIAKYKHDQNHETRVSRADDDSGLSGVVVGRERLMTELEREFIGNTPEELISLAQNEYVKCRREMVLAAQEMGYGNDWQAAVEKVKSMHVRVGAQPKLIRLLAEESIDWLEKKGTVTIDPLAKSSWQMEMMSPKRQLINPFFTGGETISISFPSRGMSTEQKRQSLRGNNIPFARATVHHELIPGHHLQGFQNNRYQTHRKMFGTPFWLEGWAVYWEFRLHENGFARTPEERLGFLVWRAHRYARIIFSLNFHLGHFSPNQCVDFLIDNVGFDKKNATAEVRRSIGSGYPPLYQAAYMLGAMQLRKVADQLKAPSTETLKEFHNTVMENNCLPIALVNAIVNGGYMQADQPPMWRF comes from the coding sequence ATGCTTGATTGGCGAATCTTAGTTGTTTTGGGTTGCACGTTTCCGGCGATGGCCAGTGTCACCACCGCGGGTGATGCGGCTGATGTAAGCCGCACCATCAATACCCGAATCGTGCCTCAGTGGAGCGACCAGCATCACTTTTTATTCTTGCGAGAGACGGAAACGGGCGCGCATGAAAAAGTGAATGTCGATGCAGCGACCGGAACGATGGTGATCGACCTGCCTGGTGTCTCGGATCAAGCGGTCGATACGCAAGGCTTCACAGGCGGTCCCGTTCCGCCATCGGGTCCGACCGTTGACGACACCGAGATCGAACTCGTAAACGCCACCGATCATATCGTTCAGTTGTTCTGGAACGATTCCAACGGCTCTCGCCAGCCGTATGGGCATTTGGAACCCGGCCAATCACGTCGGCAACACACCTACGTCGGGCACGTCTGGGTCGCGGTCGATCAGGATGGCAACTTCTACGGCAGCGCGGTTGCTCAAGCAACTCGCATCGTGGCTGAGATAAAGCGGAAGTTCCCGCACTCGAGAACAGGACGACGATCAGCAAAGTCCAAGCCGTCGGCTCCCGCGAACAGGAACGAGTCCGTCGATCGCCGTTGGAAATCACGCATTGAGGGCGGTCAGCTTCAACTCTTAGACCAAAAATCTGATGACGCGTCTTGGATGTCGGTGGATCTGGACGCGGTCTTGCCCGAGTCCGATCGCAATTTGAGCGGGATGGATTTTTCACCCGACGGCAGTGTCTTGGCTGTTTGGCAAACCAGGACTGGAGATCACCACCAAGTCTTCACGCTCGAATCGTCTCCCCAAGGAGGCGGGCGGGCCAAGCTTCAAAGTCGATCTTACGAGTTGCCTGGTGATGCGATGGACCAGCATCAACTGTTGTTCGTCGATGTCGAATCAGCGACACCGCTAAAGGTCGACTTGCCGATGTTCGATTTCGGACGCCCCAATCTTCGCTGGTGCGATGGGAACGAACTACTAATTGAAAAGGTGGATCGCGGTCACCAACGGTTTCGCTTATTTCGCGTCGATCCGCTGACAAATACGGTTCTAACACCGATCGATGAACAAACCGAAACATTCATCTGGACGATTCACCGGACGTCGATGCCGTTGATTTCCTACCTGTCGTCCTCCGATGAAGTCATCTACTCTAGCGAACGAGATGGGTACCGGCATCTCTACTTGATTGACACGGCCAAGGAAGCGGCTTGGAAACCGATTACCAGCGGGGATTGGCTGGTGCGTGATATCATTGATGTCGACGAAGCCAAGCGAACGTTGGATTTGATTGTGGGTGAATATCACGACGACCAAGATCCCTATCATCAACATGTCATTCGAATCGGTTTCGACGGCGACCACGAAACCGCACTGACCCAGTCCGACGGCGATCATTCGGTCCAATTCTCACCAGACCGCGACTACCTGATCGCAACCCACTCGCGGGTCGATTCTCCGCCCGTTCACGAACTCCGTCGCGTTTCGGACGGCCAATTGATTTGCACGCTCGCGACGGCACAACGCTTGGGCGCGGAAGCGCAGTCGCATCCACTGCCAACTGTCTTTTCCGCAAGAGGACGCGACGGCAACACGGACATCTGGGGCATGATCACGTTTCCACCCGACTACGATCCCGAGTCGGACAAACGGTATCCGGTGATCGAAGCCATCTACGCGGGTCCGCATGATTCACACGTCCCCAAAAAATACCGTCACCCCGATTGGCACCAAGACCTCACCTCACTCGGATTCATCGTCGTCAATATCGACGGGATGGGGACCGCGAATCGATCCAAAGCGTTTCACAACGTTTGCTGGCACAACCTCAAGGACGCCGGATTTCCCGATCGAATCGCTTGGATGCGAGCGGCTGCGAAACAGTATCCGGCAATGGATCTTGACCAAGTCGGTATCTACGGCACATCGGCGGGCGGCCAAAACGCCTGCGGTGCACTGCTATTTCATGGTGATTTTTATAAAGCCGCGATGGCATCGTGCGGTTGCCATGACAATCGAATGGACAAGGCATCATGGAACGAGCAATGGATGGGCTATCCCGTCGGCGATCATTACAGCGAAAACAGTAACATTGATCACGCGGCAAAGTTGAAGGGTAATTTGCTGTTGATTGTCGGTGAACTGGACACCAACGTTCCGCCGGAATCCACGTACCGACTAGTGGATGCGCTTATTCGAGCCGATAAGACCTTCGACTTTATCATGATCCCGGGACTCGGACACAGCGACGGTGGAACCTACGGACGCCGTCGCACTTGGGATTTCTTTGTTGAAAAACTACAAACCGATCGTTCCGTGACGTCCGCTTCGGACACCGCCTCGCTCGCCTCGACGACGCAGCGAGCCCCAGAAATCGGCGAGCTCGAATCGCTATCGCCCAGAAGCGTCTGGGAAAATGTTCGGCAACGTTACCTCGCCGATCGCGGAAGTATCCAGCGACGGTTCCCGATCCGCTTTTCACCCGAAGGCATCGTTCAAAAACAACGCTTCATCGATGCATGGCAATCAAAGCTTGAAGCCGAACCACGGTTGGGATCAGACAGCCAGGACATCATGGAGATCGCAAAATCAAAGTTGATTGAAGATATTGGTAACGACGCAGTCAAAATTGATGAAAGTCGGCAAACACTCGAACTAATTACACAGCATGCCCCGTTTCTAAACGAACTGATCGACCTTTGTGATTTAGACCAACGAGGAACGACCCTCGACTTCCCAATGATCTCTACAACGTTGGAAAGCGTCAATTTCCAACTTCGTTCAGCTTGGGCAACACCCGATGAAACACCGTCCGTTTCGGAGTCTTTTGTTGACGCAATAAAGCAGCTCAATGATGAGTTCGTAAGCTGGAACAATTTCTACAACGAATATAATCCGGAATACGATTGGTGGGTCGCTCCGCAAGCAACCAAGACCATCGCCGAACTCCAATCGTTCATTGACCGGGTAAACACGTCCGAAGCTCCCTCGCCATCGATCGAGAAAGCAACCTCATCAACAAATCCTTTTGCATCGGAATTTCCCGTCATGCTTGCGGCGGGGTATCCAAACCTGAAAAGTTACACCCGGGCCGGCCCCGCGTGGATGCCCGCAATCATGCAGAAATACCTGGACGACTTTGGTCCCAATCGTATTGGTGAAGCTTCGCTCCAAAGTGACAAGCAGGCTTATCTGAACCAGTGGAAATCGGCGCTTGATTCACTAAAGATCGATGGCAAGGAATTCGAGGACTGGCCGACCGCCGAACAAACCGACTACCTGCTTCTGCGTCAGGAAATTGCTTATCAAATTGCAAAATACAAGCACGACCAGAATCACGAAACGAGGGTCTCGCGCGCAGACGATGACAGCGGATTATCCGGCGTGGTCGTTGGACGGGAGCGGCTTATGACGGAACTCGAACGCGAATTTATCGGCAACACGCCCGAGGAGTTGATTTCCCTTGCTCAGAATGAATATGTGAAATGCCGAAGGGAAATGGTCTTGGCCGCTCAAGAGATGGGTTACGGTAATGATTGGCAAGCCGCCGTCGAGAAGGTCAAGTCGATGCACGTTCGCGTAGGTGCACAACCAAAGTTAATTCGGTTACTGGCAGAAGAGTCAATTGATTGGCTGGAAAAAAAGGGGACGGTCACGATCGATCCGCTTGCAAAGTCATCGTGGCAGATGGAAATGATGAGCCCTAAACGCCAGCTTATCAATCCATTTTTCACTGGCGGCGAGACCATCAGCATTTCATTCCCCTCTCGCGGAATGAGCACGGAACAAAAACGTCAATCTTTGCGGGGGAACAATATTCCTTTTGCACGAGCAACCGTTCATCACGAATTGATCCCGGGCCATCATTTGCAAGGATTCCAGAACAACCGGTACCAAACCCATCGCAAAATGTTCGGAACGCCCTTTTGGCTCGAAGGATGGGCCGTCTATTGGGAGTTTCGATTACATGAAAATGGATTTGCGAGGACTCCAGAAGAACGCTTGGGGTTCCTCGTGTGGCGGGCGCATCGCTATGCACGAATCATTTTTTCGCTGAACTTTCACCTAGGGCACTTTTCGCCAAATCAGTGTGTCGATTTCTTGATTGACAATGTTGGATTTGACAAGAAGAACGCTACTGCCGAGGTGCGACGCAGCATCGGATCGGGTTATCCACCGCTATACCAAGCGGCCTACATGTTGGGGGCAATGCAATTGAGGAAGGTTGCAGATCAATTAAAAGCCCCCAGCACCGAGACCCTCAAAGAATTTCATAATACAGTCATGGAAAACAACTGTCTTCCAATCGCTTTAGTCAACGCCATCGTGAATGGTGGTTACATGCAAGCCGATCAACCACCGATGTGGCGATTCTAG
- a CDS encoding DUF1559 family PulG-like putative transporter: MSCRKKSGFTLVELLVVIAIIGVLVGLLLPAVQAAREAARRMSCSNNFKQIGLGLHNYHSAFQRLPMSRNTTVPNWRGLGPNVAILPFIEQQALWEQIASPHVNEAGTTFAAFGGLPWNVDYTPYRNEVQSFRCPSDPGQSIGIGRFNYAYNYGDGSEWLTWYWPTWNGRRAAQRGFWVWQRSMKFRDCLDGLSNTMAMGEIATDNGDRSIVGTAAVLVDADTASYERIEKAECVDVVDPLRPQFYSTANDVLGYGGFGGQANKGRWWADSVACNTAVSTVIGPNGPSCIMTQNVSDDWGGGIFTVSSRHLGGAHVLMGDGAVKFVTDSINSSTEGMQPLTVSDSSVHPAGSPSPFGVWGALGTRASKEVISEEF; the protein is encoded by the coding sequence ATGAGTTGTCGAAAGAAGAGCGGTTTTACGCTCGTGGAATTGTTGGTGGTGATAGCAATCATTGGCGTTTTGGTTGGACTGTTACTACCAGCTGTTCAGGCCGCGCGCGAGGCTGCGCGAAGGATGAGTTGTTCAAACAACTTCAAACAGATCGGCTTGGGCTTGCACAACTATCATTCTGCTTTCCAACGCTTGCCGATGAGTCGTAACACAACGGTGCCGAACTGGCGTGGCCTCGGGCCGAACGTTGCGATTTTGCCGTTTATTGAACAGCAAGCATTATGGGAACAAATTGCGAGTCCGCACGTCAACGAGGCCGGGACGACTTTCGCCGCTTTCGGCGGGCTTCCTTGGAATGTTGACTACACGCCCTATCGAAATGAAGTTCAAAGTTTTCGATGCCCTTCCGACCCGGGACAGTCGATTGGAATCGGGCGATTCAACTACGCATATAACTATGGGGACGGGAGCGAGTGGTTGACTTGGTATTGGCCAACTTGGAACGGTCGACGGGCCGCGCAACGTGGTTTTTGGGTGTGGCAACGCTCGATGAAGTTCCGAGATTGCCTGGACGGTTTGAGCAACACAATGGCGATGGGCGAGATCGCGACCGACAATGGCGATCGATCCATTGTGGGCACGGCCGCTGTGTTGGTTGACGCTGATACTGCGTCGTACGAACGGATCGAAAAAGCGGAGTGTGTTGATGTTGTCGATCCACTGCGACCGCAGTTCTATTCGACCGCGAACGATGTTCTCGGTTACGGAGGATTCGGCGGGCAGGCGAACAAGGGTCGCTGGTGGGCTGATTCGGTCGCTTGCAATACGGCTGTTTCTACCGTGATCGGGCCGAACGGTCCCAGTTGCATCATGACTCAAAATGTTAGCGATGACTGGGGCGGTGGGATATTCACGGTTTCGAGCCGGCACTTGGGAGGAGCTCATGTGTTGATGGGCGACGGTGCGGTCAAGTTCGTCACAGATTCAATTAATTCGTCAACCGAGGGGATGCAGCCACTCACCGTGTCGGACTCGTCCGTTCATCCGGCCGGATCACCGAGCCCATTTGGTGTATGGGGAGCGTTAGGAACCCGGGCAAGCAAAGAAGTGATCAGCGAAGAGTTCTGA
- the mprF gene encoding bifunctional lysylphosphatidylglycerol flippase/synthetase MprF, with amino-acid sequence MSDETASDRRNSQRLENQTSTIQSLMASAANAAWLRPLLSGAFFAIALWLLHHEFNAYEAADVAASFRSIPINVVLAALFFTACNYTVMIGYDWLGVKLVKHPLSFKQVTIASLLYYAFSNSLGALFGGTPVRVRLYSGWGMTSPEIVRLIVVIATAFWVGLFSLAGLLFVCAPFDIPDRFNLPLANSRPLGIIMLILASTFFAGCALRKTPIHFHGINFQPPPLRIGLAQVGIAMCDFLFASATLFILLPADVGIGFFPFTAIFLLAIIIALISHVPGGLGVLELVFVTMLPQSSHGLVASLLAFRVIYYLVPLMIAIVSIAIASIVNVAKQTCKRRVDPNIDPRSRVGLVVDVTRVVAPRIITGAIFVAGLILLISGSLPAAEGRMKFVREAMPLPVVEISHLLGSIIGALLLILARALQRRIDAAWTLTAILLGAGIVVSLSKGFDYEEASVLAILLLALLPCRSYFYRKGSLLSPSISIDWLASIVMSLGLSIWLVLFAYRHVEYSGDLWWDFAYHGDAPRSLRALLGAAVVFTLVAVAKLLRARPSDPALPTESEFAEVESIVTLAQPTDANLALLGDKQFVFSEDRKAFAMFGCEGKSWITMGDPVGPQESADDAAWKFREACDVAGVYPVFYQVDESNLSRYIDMGLTLLKLGEEGRVPLADFSLEGSHRKDLRRTKKKSGEAGLQFKIIPRAEVPVLIPRLKVISDEWLADKPAGEKGFSLGFFNEAYLARYDIAVVTQSDQPIAFANVLRGANKQELSIDLMRYVEDAPHGVMEYLFLELMLYGSVEGYQYFSLGMAPLSGVDAHRLGSLWNRVSDLMFRHGEHFYNFQGLRAYKQKFDPEWTPKYLASPGGVSTARVLTDVTTLISGGLVKLLHH; translated from the coding sequence ATGAGCGACGAAACAGCATCTGATCGCCGAAACAGCCAGAGATTGGAGAATCAAACGAGCACGATCCAAAGTCTGATGGCTTCGGCTGCGAATGCTGCTTGGCTGCGCCCACTGCTTTCCGGCGCATTCTTCGCAATCGCATTGTGGTTGTTGCATCACGAGTTCAATGCATATGAGGCGGCGGATGTTGCGGCAAGTTTTCGCTCGATCCCCATCAATGTCGTCCTCGCCGCATTATTCTTCACCGCTTGCAACTACACCGTGATGATCGGCTACGACTGGCTTGGTGTGAAGCTGGTGAAGCATCCGCTCAGCTTCAAGCAAGTCACGATTGCGTCGCTTCTATATTATGCGTTCAGCAATTCGCTAGGCGCTTTGTTCGGTGGCACGCCCGTCCGAGTGCGTTTGTATTCCGGTTGGGGAATGACGTCGCCCGAGATCGTTCGGTTGATCGTCGTCATCGCCACGGCATTCTGGGTCGGACTGTTTTCGCTCGCTGGTCTGCTGTTTGTCTGCGCACCGTTCGATATTCCGGACCGCTTCAATCTGCCTCTGGCGAATAGTCGTCCACTGGGCATCATCATGCTCATACTGGCTAGTACGTTCTTTGCAGGCTGCGCGTTAAGAAAAACGCCGATCCATTTTCACGGCATCAATTTCCAGCCACCGCCTCTTCGTATCGGACTCGCTCAAGTTGGCATCGCGATGTGTGATTTTCTGTTCGCCTCGGCCACGCTTTTTATATTGTTGCCGGCCGATGTGGGAATCGGTTTTTTTCCATTCACTGCAATCTTTCTACTCGCAATCATCATAGCACTTATCAGTCACGTGCCTGGTGGTCTCGGTGTGCTTGAACTTGTGTTCGTAACGATGTTGCCACAGTCTTCGCACGGACTGGTCGCATCGCTGCTTGCGTTTCGAGTGATTTATTATCTGGTGCCATTGATGATTGCGATCGTTTCCATCGCGATTGCGTCGATTGTTAACGTCGCAAAGCAGACGTGTAAGCGAAGAGTTGATCCCAATATCGATCCTCGATCACGCGTCGGGTTGGTTGTCGATGTTACCCGTGTCGTCGCGCCGCGAATCATCACCGGTGCAATCTTTGTCGCCGGATTGATTCTTCTTATTTCCGGATCGTTGCCCGCCGCCGAGGGCCGTATGAAGTTTGTTCGCGAAGCGATGCCGTTGCCCGTCGTCGAAATTTCACATTTGCTTGGCAGCATCATCGGAGCACTGCTTTTGATCCTGGCACGAGCACTCCAGCGCCGCATCGATGCGGCGTGGACGTTGACGGCGATCTTGCTGGGCGCTGGGATCGTTGTGTCGCTTTCCAAAGGCTTTGACTATGAAGAAGCTAGCGTACTAGCGATCCTCTTGCTCGCTCTACTACCCTGTCGCAGCTACTTCTATCGCAAAGGCAGTCTGCTGTCGCCGTCGATAAGCATCGATTGGCTCGCGTCGATCGTGATGTCGCTAGGACTATCGATTTGGCTCGTTTTGTTCGCCTACCGCCATGTTGAATACTCCGGCGATCTTTGGTGGGACTTTGCGTATCACGGCGACGCACCGCGTTCTTTGCGAGCACTGTTGGGAGCCGCTGTCGTGTTCACGCTAGTCGCCGTCGCCAAGCTGCTCCGTGCCCGTCCGTCCGATCCTGCGTTACCCACGGAGTCGGAATTTGCCGAAGTCGAATCCATCGTTACGTTGGCTCAACCGACCGATGCAAACCTAGCGTTGCTGGGTGACAAACAGTTCGTATTCAGTGAAGACCGCAAGGCTTTCGCGATGTTCGGCTGCGAAGGCAAAAGCTGGATTACGATGGGCGATCCCGTCGGTCCACAAGAATCCGCCGATGATGCTGCGTGGAAATTTCGCGAAGCCTGCGACGTAGCCGGTGTCTACCCCGTCTTCTATCAAGTCGATGAGTCTAATCTCAGTCGGTATATCGACATGGGCCTGACGCTATTGAAGCTGGGCGAAGAAGGTCGTGTGCCACTTGCCGACTTCTCGCTCGAAGGCAGCCATCGAAAGGATCTTCGCCGCACCAAAAAGAAATCGGGTGAAGCGGGACTTCAATTCAAGATCATTCCCCGTGCGGAAGTGCCCGTATTGATTCCTCGCCTGAAAGTAATTTCCGACGAATGGCTAGCCGACAAGCCGGCGGGCGAGAAAGGATTCTCGCTCGGCTTCTTCAACGAAGCGTACCTCGCCCGCTACGACATCGCCGTCGTCACGCAAAGCGACCAACCAATCGCATTCGCCAATGTCCTACGAGGCGCGAACAAGCAAGAGCTCTCGATAGACTTGATGCGATACGTCGAGGATGCGCCCCATGGAGTGATGGAGTACTTGTTTCTCGAACTGATGCTCTACGGCAGCGTCGAAGGCTACCAATACTTCAGTCTTGGTATGGCGCCACTCTCCGGAGTAGACGCCCACCGCCTCGGCTCATTGTGGAACCGAGTCAGTGACCTGATGTTCCGCCACGGCGAACACTTCTACAACTTTCAAGGCTTGCGAGCCTACAAACAAAAGTTCGATCCCGAATGGACACCCAAATACTTAGCCTCCCCCGGTGGAGTCTCAACTGCACGAGTTCTCACCGATGTCACCACCCTTATCTCCGGCGGACTTGTTAAACTGCTTCACCATTAA
- a CDS encoding DUF1003 domain-containing protein encodes MNNHSKTNCSVCGKSFVMSDLTPGRFVRPLVVERITYDHPDWQADSYICHHDLNHYRSLYVQSVLEQERGELSSLETEVIESLRDHDILTQNLNDVVDETFTFGERLADKVASFGGSWTFILLFGGVLILWVTINSIAAIGVQFDVYPFIFLNLVLSCLAAIQAPVIMMSQNRQGAKDRLRAENDYRVNLKAELEIRHLHSKLDLLLTHQWQRLLEIQQVQTDLLEELGNKR; translated from the coding sequence ATGAACAATCACTCAAAAACCAACTGCAGTGTCTGTGGCAAGTCATTCGTGATGTCCGACCTGACTCCCGGACGGTTCGTCCGCCCGTTGGTCGTCGAGCGAATCACTTACGACCATCCCGATTGGCAAGCCGATAGTTACATCTGCCATCACGACCTAAATCATTACCGCAGTCTGTACGTTCAGAGTGTTCTTGAGCAGGAACGTGGAGAACTGTCGTCCTTGGAAACGGAGGTGATCGAGAGTTTGCGGGATCACGATATCCTGACTCAGAACCTAAACGACGTCGTCGATGAAACGTTCACATTCGGTGAAAGGTTAGCTGACAAAGTGGCAAGCTTTGGCGGTAGTTGGACATTCATTCTGTTGTTTGGCGGTGTGCTTATCCTTTGGGTCACGATCAATTCGATTGCCGCTATTGGTGTTCAGTTCGACGTTTACCCATTTATCTTCTTGAACTTAGTGCTTTCTTGCCTCGCCGCGATCCAAGCTCCGGTCATCATGATGAGCCAAAACAGACAAGGCGCAAAAGACCGTCTTCGCGCCGAAAATGACTACCGAGTGAATTTGAAAGCCGAGCTCGAAATCCGTCACTTGCATTCCAAACTGGATTTGCTGCTCACCCACCAATGGCAACGCTTGCTTGAGATCCAGCAGGTCCAAACTGATCTTCTGGAAGAGCTCGGGAACAAGCGATGA
- the nhaD gene encoding sodium:proton antiporter NhaD, producing the protein MLTLILIVFVLGYLAIAFEHKLKINKAASALFIGVVCWSLYVVNLPDLLPRASIPSWFEQESVQEEIVDVPLHFAIDAQHLHQTGEIASILFFLMGAMTIVELVDAHEGFALITDRIRTRDKRTLLWTVGLLTFFLSAILDNLTTTIVMVSLLRKLVADREDRLRFVGMVVIAANAGGAWTVIGDVTTTMLWIKHKLGTVEVMGELFLGSLVCLLVPLLGFSRSMKGAFTSPVISNSHVAKDIRPWHQWLFLILGLIGLLGVPVFKTFTHLPPYMGMMLSLSVLWGVSELVGHTLDEQTRSSTGVLAALRRVDMSSILFFLGILLAVGSLGATGTLQSAAVWLDSVLPNRDIVAVVIGLVSSVVDNVPLVAAGIEMYDLPVNDPFWMLLAYCAGTGGSCLIIGSAAGVAAMGLEHIDFVWYFKRIAPWALAGYIAGAVVVVIQLSIT; encoded by the coding sequence ATGCTCACCCTGATTCTAATCGTCTTTGTCCTCGGCTATCTGGCCATCGCGTTTGAACACAAACTAAAAATAAACAAGGCCGCTAGTGCCTTGTTTATTGGCGTCGTTTGTTGGTCATTGTATGTTGTCAACTTGCCCGATCTGTTGCCTCGTGCTTCGATCCCGAGTTGGTTCGAGCAGGAATCGGTCCAAGAAGAAATCGTCGATGTACCGCTGCACTTCGCCATCGACGCTCAGCATTTGCACCAGACGGGCGAGATTGCCAGTATCTTGTTCTTCTTGATGGGTGCGATGACGATCGTCGAACTGGTGGACGCTCATGAAGGCTTTGCGCTCATCACCGATCGCATTCGTACTCGGGACAAACGAACGTTGTTGTGGACCGTCGGATTACTGACGTTCTTCTTGTCGGCGATCCTCGATAACCTGACCACCACCATTGTCATGGTTTCGCTTCTTCGGAAACTTGTCGCCGACCGCGAGGATCGTCTTCGTTTCGTCGGCATGGTTGTCATCGCTGCAAATGCGGGAGGCGCTTGGACAGTGATTGGAGACGTCACCACGACCATGCTGTGGATCAAACATAAACTGGGCACCGTGGAAGTGATGGGAGAACTATTTCTTGGCAGCCTTGTCTGTTTGCTCGTGCCACTGCTCGGGTTTTCTCGCTCGATGAAAGGTGCATTCACCTCGCCCGTCATTTCCAACTCGCACGTCGCCAAGGACATTCGGCCTTGGCATCAGTGGCTGTTTTTGATTCTTGGACTCATTGGATTACTCGGCGTTCCTGTCTTCAAGACATTCACCCACTTGCCGCCCTATATGGGAATGATGCTGAGCCTTTCAGTGCTGTGGGGCGTCTCGGAATTGGTAGGACACACGCTGGATGAGCAAACTCGGTCGAGTACCGGTGTGCTGGCTGCACTGCGACGCGTTGATATGTCGAGTATCCTTTTCTTTCTCGGTATCCTGCTTGCCGTAGGATCGCTCGGAGCCACAGGCACTTTGCAGTCCGCGGCGGTATGGTTGGATTCGGTGCTTCCCAATCGCGATATTGTTGCGGTTGTGATTGGGCTGGTCTCGTCGGTCGTCGACAACGTTCCGCTCGTTGCAGCGGGTATTGAGATGTACGATTTGCCCGTGAACGATCCCTTCTGGATGTTACTGGCCTACTGCGCTGGTACGGGGGGAAGTTGCCTTATCATTGGCTCCGCCGCTGGCGTTGCCGCCATGGGATTGGAGCACATTGATTTTGTGTGGTATTTCAAACGCATCGCGCCATGGGCATTGGCGGGGTACATTGCTGGTGCGGTGGTCGTCGTGATTCAGCTATCGATCACTTAA